A section of the Maylandia zebra isolate NMK-2024a linkage group LG8, Mzebra_GT3a, whole genome shotgun sequence genome encodes:
- the LOC101476909 gene encoding 5-hydroxytryptamine receptor 3A-like, with amino-acid sequence MADNGRPSVLVLLDLSSAFDMVDHNILLARLEHTVGIKGTALDWFKSYLSDRLSSVHLATSSSSAVPVCCGVPQGSVLGPTLFSLYMLPLSVILEKYHIAFHYYADDIQIYFELNDDLAMSVSNFRECMCEVKQWLLANFLILNDKKTEIMIFGSDALRAKLHDAFGFLTSSFPDTVRNLVNYSAEIKNPEDILIFERMRNRQMDTDESCSSQAVVNYLNLTQDSHKYTLSRPVKCHNHLTWIFVEMKIFAILDVRETDQTFISYIWVYLRWDNEHIWWDPNEFCGLDHILVPTKLLWMPDLTIEEMTEKDKASPSPYLNIRNYGWVEFRNDQVVLSTCKMHVYKFPFDIQSCNLSVKSIMHSDKEILLFYQENSTLISEWSREVMHTQYEWLFINMSVTNKTVNHFGFNQTTIIYTITMKRRSVLYIANFLLPVLFFLFLDLASFLISDSGGEKLGFKITVLLAVTVMQLILNEILPCSSNKVPLIAIYCIGIFALMLLSLLETMLVMYLIEKDSTAQHNETNEDQSLTERCGEKQRKSNFQCSFRGLYV; translated from the exons ATGGCTGACAATGGACGCCCTTCTGTCCTAGTGCTATTGGATCTTTCATCGGCATTTGATATGGTTGACCATAACATACTATTGGCGAGACTAGAGCACACTGTAGGCATCAAGGGCACCGCcttggattggtttaaatctTACCTCTCCGATCGGCTCTCTTCGGTTCACTTGgctacctcctcctcctccgctgtacctgtttgctgtggtgtTCCCCAGGGATCTGTGCTAGGCCCTACCCTGTTCTCACTGTATATGCTTCCTTTAAGTGTCATTTTGGAGAAATACCACATTGCCTTTCACTATTATGCCGATGACATCCAGATCTATTTTGAGCTGAATGATGATCTAGCTATGTCCGTGAGTAACTTTCGAGAGTGCATGTGCGAGGTCAAGCAATGGCTTCTGGCAAATTTTCTTATCCTTAAcgataagaaaactgaaattatgATCTTTGGCAGTGACGCTCTTCGTGCCAAACTTCAtgatgcttttggttttctcacCAGTTCTTTCCCTGACACTGTTAGGAATCTGG TTAATTACTCGGCAGAGATAAAGAATCCTGAAGATATTCTGATCTTTGAACGAATGCGAA ATAGACAAATGGACACAGATGAAAGTTGCAGTTCTCAGGCTGTTGTAAACTACCTGAACCTAACCCAAGACAGTCACAAATACACTCTGAGCCGGCCTGTTAAATGCCACAATCATCTTACATGGATATTTGTTGAAATGAAAATTTTTGCCATCCTAGATGTG AGAGAAACTGATCAGACCTTCATTTCTTACATTTGGGTTTATTTG AGATGGGACAATGAGCACATTTGGTGGGATCCAAATGAGTTCTGTGGACTTGATCATATATTAGTTCCAACCAAGCTTTTGTGGATGCCGGATCTAACTATTGAAGAAAT GACAGAGAAGGACAAAGCCTCTCCAAGTCCTTATCTCAACATTAGGAATTACGGTTGGGTTGAATTTAGGAATGATCAGGTAGTGCTAAGCACCTGCAAGATGCACGTGTACAAATTCccctttgacattcagagctgCAACCTCTCCGTGAAGTCTATCATGCACTCTG ATAAAGAAATTCTGTTATTCTACCAGGAAAACAGTACTTTGATCTCAGAGTGGTCTCGTGAGGTGATGCACACACAGTACGAGTGGCTGTTCATCAACATGTCAGTCACCAACAAAACTGTTAACCATTTTGGCTTCAACCAAACTACGATTATTTACACT ATTACCATGAAGAGGAGATCTGTACTCTACATTGCCAATTTCTTGCTGCCAgtcctcttcttcttgtttctgGACTTGGCTTCTTTCCTGATCTCCGACAGTGGTGGCGAAAAACTCGGCTTTAAGATCACTGTCCTGCTCGCTGTCACAGTGATGCAACTTATTCTCAATGAGATTCTGCCCTGCTCTTCAAACAAGGTTCCACTTATAG CAATCTACTGTATTGGAATTTTTGCTCTCATGCTGCTCAGCCTACTGGAGACAATGTTGGTGATGTATCTGATTGAGAAAGACTCAACAGCCCAACACAATGAGACAAATGAGGACCAAAGCCTGACTGAGAGATGTGGGGAAAAACAGCGCAAATCCAACTTTCAGTGCTCTTTTAGAG GCTTGTATGTGTAG
- the lrrc59 gene encoding leucine-rich repeat-containing protein 59 isoform X1 — protein MSKNSKVLNLKDKISGNEVDLSLCNLTEVPVRELALFPKVTVVDLSCNNITSLPPEFCNLTHLVKVDLSKNQLTGLPDDLGNLVNLQHLDLYNNKLTNLPVSFSQLRSLKWLDLKDNPLELGLAKAAGDCLDEKQCKQCATKVLQHMRAIQEEVDHAREKRLLREKELERKREAKQREREAREREARKREKAEEKEKRRKEYNAQKAALAAQEQQKKKSEEKKKKNGQAAADKKVAVESKPKPRRSVIGLIFKLLLLLLVGLAGVAAVCHLTDLQKEAFCLPINAAVDDGLSWAKEQQIVLRQLVQNLSTAAKEFLESTQTSKN, from the exons ATGAGTAAAAACAGCAAAGTGTTGAACCTGAAGGATAAAATCAGTGGGAATGAAGTGGACCTGAGCTTGTGTAATCTCACTGAGGTGCCAGTCAGGGAGCTG GCCTTGTTCCCCAAAGTAACAGTTGTGGACTTATCTTGTAACAACATTACCTCCCTTCCT CCAGAGTTCTGCAACCTGACCCACCTAGTGAAGGTGGATCTGAGTAAAAACCAGCTGACCGGTCTCCCAGATGACCTGGGGAACCTGGTGAACCTTCAGCATCTAGACCTGTACAACAATAAGCTGACAAACCTGCCAGTGAGCTTCTCTCAGCTCAGG AGTCTCAAATGGTTGGACCTAAAGGATAACCCACTGGAGCTTGGCCTGGCCAAGGCAGCAGGAGACTGTCTGGATGAGAAACAGTGCAAACAGTGCGCCACTAAG GTTCTGCAGCACATGAGAGCCATTCAGGAGGAGGTCGATCATGCTCGAGAGAAACGACTTTTAAGAGAAAAAG AGCtggagaggaagagggaggcgaagcagagggagagggaggccaGAGAGAGGGAGGCTCGCAAACGGGAAAAGgcagaggagaaggagaagaggaggaaagagTACAATGCTCAGAAGGCAGCACTGGCTGCACAAGagcaacagaagaagaaaagtgaggagaagaagaagaagaacggaCAGGCAGCAG CAGATAAAAAGGTCGCTGTGGAGTCTAAGCCTAAACCTCGCCGTTCTGTCATTGGTCTGATCTTcaagctcctcctcctgctgcttgtGGGATTGGCTGGAGTCGCCGCTGTCTGTCACCTGACTGACCTGCAAAAGGAAGCTTTCTGTCTGCCGATAAACGCCGCAGTGGACGACGGCCTATCCTGGGCCAAAGAGCAGCAGATTGTGCTCAGACAGCTGGTGCAGAATCTGTCGACTGCAGCGAAAGAGTTTCTCGAATCCACACAAACATCTAAGAACTAA
- the lrrc59 gene encoding leucine-rich repeat-containing protein 59 isoform X2, translating to MSKNSKVLNLKDKISGNEVDLSLCNLTEVPVRELALFPKVTVVDLSCNNITSLPPEFCNLTHLVKVDLSKNQLTGLPDDLGNLVNLQHLDLYNNKLTNLPVSFSQLRSLKWLDLKDNPLELGLAKAAGDCLDEKQCKQCATKVLQHMRAIQEEVDHAREKRLLREKELERKREAKQREREAREREARKREKAEEKEKRRKEYNAQKAALAAQEQQKKKSEEKKKKNGQAADKKVAVESKPKPRRSVIGLIFKLLLLLLVGLAGVAAVCHLTDLQKEAFCLPINAAVDDGLSWAKEQQIVLRQLVQNLSTAAKEFLESTQTSKN from the exons ATGAGTAAAAACAGCAAAGTGTTGAACCTGAAGGATAAAATCAGTGGGAATGAAGTGGACCTGAGCTTGTGTAATCTCACTGAGGTGCCAGTCAGGGAGCTG GCCTTGTTCCCCAAAGTAACAGTTGTGGACTTATCTTGTAACAACATTACCTCCCTTCCT CCAGAGTTCTGCAACCTGACCCACCTAGTGAAGGTGGATCTGAGTAAAAACCAGCTGACCGGTCTCCCAGATGACCTGGGGAACCTGGTGAACCTTCAGCATCTAGACCTGTACAACAATAAGCTGACAAACCTGCCAGTGAGCTTCTCTCAGCTCAGG AGTCTCAAATGGTTGGACCTAAAGGATAACCCACTGGAGCTTGGCCTGGCCAAGGCAGCAGGAGACTGTCTGGATGAGAAACAGTGCAAACAGTGCGCCACTAAG GTTCTGCAGCACATGAGAGCCATTCAGGAGGAGGTCGATCATGCTCGAGAGAAACGACTTTTAAGAGAAAAAG AGCtggagaggaagagggaggcgaagcagagggagagggaggccaGAGAGAGGGAGGCTCGCAAACGGGAAAAGgcagaggagaaggagaagaggaggaaagagTACAATGCTCAGAAGGCAGCACTGGCTGCACAAGagcaacagaagaagaaaagtgaggagaagaagaagaagaacggaCAGGCAGCAG ATAAAAAGGTCGCTGTGGAGTCTAAGCCTAAACCTCGCCGTTCTGTCATTGGTCTGATCTTcaagctcctcctcctgctgcttgtGGGATTGGCTGGAGTCGCCGCTGTCTGTCACCTGACTGACCTGCAAAAGGAAGCTTTCTGTCTGCCGATAAACGCCGCAGTGGACGACGGCCTATCCTGGGCCAAAGAGCAGCAGATTGTGCTCAGACAGCTGGTGCAGAATCTGTCGACTGCAGCGAAAGAGTTTCTCGAATCCACACAAACATCTAAGAACTAA
- the nat9 gene encoding alpha/beta-tubulin-N-acetyltransferase 9 isoform X1 codes for MKINENTLLEGHRVVLVPYNVNHVPRYHEWMKSPELQQLTASEPLTLDQEYDMQKSWREDDDKCTFIILDKQRWADPSVEEEQCMVGDVNIFLTDPTDPSLAELEIMIAEPSYRGKGIGKEVTRMMMCYGVTKLGVRKFQAKIGLENQVSITMFKKLHFQEVSQCAVFKEVTLELTVDESVRTKLLDDAAHVKERDYRQTCSSGPELLSQ; via the exons ATGAAGATAAACGAGAACACTTTACTGGAGGGACACAGAGTCGTGCTGGTTCCTTACAACGTAAACCACGTGCCCAG GTATCATGAGTGGATGAAGTCTCCGGAGCTGCAGCAGCTGACCGCTTCAGAGCCGCTGACCCTGGATCAGGAGTACGACATGCAGAAGAGCTGGAGGGAAGATGACGACA AGTGCACGTTCATAATTTTGGACAAGCAGCGGTGGGCTGACCCCAGTGTGGAGGAGGAGCAGTGCATGGTGGGAGATGTCAACATCTTCCTGACTGATCCAACAGACCCTTCGCTGGCTGAGCTGGAGATCATGATAGCAG agCCCAGTTACAGAGGCAAGGGCATCGGAAAGGAGGTGACACGTATGATGATGTGCTATG GAGTCACCAAACTCGGAGTCAGAAAGTTCCAAGCAAAGATCGGGCTGGAGAACCAGGTCAGCATCACCATGTTCAAGAAGCTCCACTTCCAAGAG GTGTCGCAGTGTGCAGTGTTTAAAGAGGTGACACTCGAGCTGACGGTAGATGAGTCCGTTCGGACGAAGCTGCTGGACGATGCAGCTCACGTGAAGGAACGAGATTACAGACAGACCTGCAGCAGCGGACCTGAACTGCTCTCACAGTGA
- the nat9 gene encoding alpha/beta-tubulin-N-acetyltransferase 9 isoform X2: MKSPELQQLTASEPLTLDQEYDMQKSWREDDDKCTFIILDKQRWADPSVEEEQCMVGDVNIFLTDPTDPSLAELEIMIAEPSYRGKGIGKEVTRMMMCYGVTKLGVRKFQAKIGLENQVSITMFKKLHFQEVSQCAVFKEVTLELTVDESVRTKLLDDAAHVKERDYRQTCSSGPELLSQ; encoded by the exons ATGAAGTCTCCGGAGCTGCAGCAGCTGACCGCTTCAGAGCCGCTGACCCTGGATCAGGAGTACGACATGCAGAAGAGCTGGAGGGAAGATGACGACA AGTGCACGTTCATAATTTTGGACAAGCAGCGGTGGGCTGACCCCAGTGTGGAGGAGGAGCAGTGCATGGTGGGAGATGTCAACATCTTCCTGACTGATCCAACAGACCCTTCGCTGGCTGAGCTGGAGATCATGATAGCAG agCCCAGTTACAGAGGCAAGGGCATCGGAAAGGAGGTGACACGTATGATGATGTGCTATG GAGTCACCAAACTCGGAGTCAGAAAGTTCCAAGCAAAGATCGGGCTGGAGAACCAGGTCAGCATCACCATGTTCAAGAAGCTCCACTTCCAAGAG GTGTCGCAGTGTGCAGTGTTTAAAGAGGTGACACTCGAGCTGACGGTAGATGAGTCCGTTCGGACGAAGCTGCTGGACGATGCAGCTCACGTGAAGGAACGAGATTACAGACAGACCTGCAGCAGCGGACCTGAACTGCTCTCACAGTGA
- the syt15 gene encoding synaptotagmin-15 yields the protein MADHMLQLAVGLSVGVLLLLLLLILIVCYLRRRKKEQMQYEELLSAVPSVPACSAPVILVSQGSWATPREIAFTLPPRFITQNHGDRKNNEQDKKEEEDPQRDVLAHRGSLSVRSWYPVGTVLAGLYSVPPLNEVVAPPPGMVSRLCFSVEYRHSSEQLMVFLLRLSNLPPRFHGNVTMVELRLLPDDRRPRQAKARGTGPDPEFTDCFIFQVSALRVLHSTLSVCVLSVEQDGKRHVVGRVLFSLEGEFGQAGRVLWRDLETEEDPQCSELGDVQISLSYSRSLQRLSVVVLRARGIQLLTDAGVCVQVSLQKHTQVVKMKRSCVVKGENYPYFNFRSTFKLRPQHLDEACVRFELQQPSSVRSEPPTPLGVVVLGPFMYSRGPQLQHWIDMVNTAQEPVTLWHGLRRPT from the exons ATGGCTG ATCACATGTTACAGCTTGCTGTTGGTCTGTCTGTGGGTGTCctgttgctgttgctgctgctgattcTGATAGTGTGCTACctaaggaggaggaaaaaagagcAGATGCAGTATGAAGAGCTGCTCTCTGCAGTGCCTTCAGTCCCGGCATGCTCTGCTCCAGTGATCCTGGTGTCTCAGGGCTCCTGGGCCAC GCCCCGTGAGATCGCTTTCACTCTACCTCCTCGCTTCATCACACAAAACCATGGAGATCGGAAAAATAACGAGCAggacaagaaagaggaggaggatccCCAGCGGGACGTACTGGCTCATCGTGGGTCGCTCTCAGTGAGGA GCTGGTACCCAGTGGGGACGGTTTTGGCTGGTCTCTACTCTGTACCTCCTCTAAATGAGGTGGTGGCCCCCCCTCCCGGCATGGTCTCCCGCCTCTGCTTCTCCGTGGAGTATCGACACAGCAGCGAACAGCTCATGGTCTTCTTGCTCCGCCTCAGCAACCTCCCTCCACGTTTCCATGGCAACGTCACGATGGTGGAGCTCAGACTTCTCCCTGATGACAGGCGGCCCCGTCAAGCCAAGGCCCGGGGCACGGGTCCAGACCCCGAGTTCACCGACTGCTTCATTTTCCAG GTGTCAGCGTTGCGTGTGCTTCACAGCaccctgagtgtgtgtgtgctgagtgtGGAGCAGGATGGTAAACGCCATGTGGTGGGTAGGGTGCTGTTTTCTCTGGAGGGGGAGTTCGGTCAGGCTGGCAGGGTGCTCTGGAGAGACCTTGAGACTGAGGAAGACCCACAG tgttcaGAGCTGGGGGATGTGCAGATATCTCTCAGCTACAGTAGGTCCCTGCAGCGCCTTTCAGTGGTGGTTTTGAGGGCTCGAGGCATACAGCTGCTCACAGACGCAG gTGTGTGTGTCCAGGTGAGCTTACAAAAGCACACTCAGGTGGTGAAGATGAAGCGCAGCTGTGTGGTGAAAGGTGAAAATTACCCCTACTTCAACTTCAGGTCGACCTTTAAACTGCGACCTCAGCACCTGGACGAGGCCTGCGTGAGGTTTGAGCTGCAGCAGCCGAGCAGCGTCCGCTCAG AACCTCCGACCCCTCTGGGAGTGGTGGTGTTGGGTCCCTTCATGTACTCCAGGGGTCCTCAGCTGCAGCACTGGATAGACATGGTCAACACGGCACAGGAGCCCGTCACACTGTGGCACGGACTGCGCAGACCCACCTAA